In Epinephelus fuscoguttatus linkage group LG15, E.fuscoguttatus.final_Chr_v1, a genomic segment contains:
- the alg3 gene encoding LOW QUALITY PROTEIN: dol-P-Man:Man(5)GlcNAc(2)-PP-Dol alpha-1,3-mannosyltransferase (The sequence of the model RefSeq protein was modified relative to this genomic sequence to represent the inferred CDS: inserted 1 base in 1 codon), translated as MTTLRDDVNXRMSVAASLHVSPSEAYTAEMAGGVRRKSPGSPSPLWGKLHTLWQDKHLVLFKTEYTLLVVSVLWFLEIGINVWVIQKVAYTEIDWKAYMDEVEGVINGTYDYTELKGDTGPLVYPAGFVYIFTALYYITSHGVNIRLAQYLFAAFYLITLLLVFRIYYRTKKVPPYVFFFVCCASYRIHSIFVLRLFNDPVAMMLLFGAVNLFMDGYWTLGCGIYSLAVSVKMNVLLFAPGLLFLLLSEFGLIKTIPKLSLCAAIQLLLGLPFLLENPIGYMTRAFDLGRQFMFKWTVNWRFLPEWLFLNRYFHILLLAAHLLALLLFALRRWKRPGENIFEILKEPSKRKIPAQKSTVDQIVLILFTSNFIGMCFSRSLHYQFYVWYFHTLPYLLWSGGVKKLAHLLRVLILGLIELSWNTYPSTNSSSAALHVCHLIILLCLWLAPPLPSVPAETQEHTAVKDKCQ; from the exons ATGACTACGTTGCGTGATGACGTAA TGCGCATGTCAGTTGCGGCCTCTCTCCACGTCTCTCCGTCCGAAGCTTACACCGCCGAGATGGCAGGAGGTGTACGGAGAAAGTCTCCCGGTTCTCCGTCCCCGCTGTGGGGGAAACTCCATACACTGTGGCAGGACAAACATTTGGTCCTGTTCAAGACGGAGTACACGTTACTGGTCGTCTCAGTTCTGTGGTTCCTGGAGATCGGGATCAATGTGTGGGTCATACAGAAAGTAGCAT ACACTGAAATAGACTGGAAAGCCTACATGGATGAAGTAGAGGGAGTCATCAATGGTACCTACGACTATACAGAGCTTAAAGGAGACACCGGCCCCTTGGT GTACCCGGCTGGCTTTGTCTACATCTTCACAGCTCTCTACTACATCACCAGCCATGGGGTGAACATCCGTCTGGCTCAGTATCTTTTCGCTGCTTTCTACCTCATCACGCTGCTGCTTGTCTTCAGGATTTATTATCGTACTAAGAAG GTTCCTCCCTACGTGTTCTTCTTTGTGTGCTGTGCGTCGTATCGGATCCACTCCATCTTTGTGCTGCGTCTCTTTAATGATCCAGTGGCCATGATGCTGCTGTTTGGAGCCGTTAACCTCTTCATGGATGGATACTGGACTCTGGGCTGCGGCATTTACAG TTTAGCAGTGTCTGTGAAGATGAATGTGCTCCTTTTTGCACCGGGACTacttttcctcctcctgtctgaGTTTGGTCTCATCAAGACAATCCCCAAACTGTCTCTGTGTGCGGCCATACAG CTTTTGCTGGGTCTGCCTTTCCTCCTGGAGAATCCCATCGGTTACATGACCCGGGCGTTCGATCTTGGCCGTCAGTTTATGTTCAAGTGGACGGTCAACTGGCGCTTCCTGCCAGAATGGCTCTTCTTGAATCGGTACTTTCACATACTCCTGCTGGCTGCCCACCTGCTCGCCCTGCTGCTCTTTGCTCTGCGCCGTTGGAAGAG GCCAGGAGAAAACATCTTCGAAATCCTCAAGGAGCCGAGCAAGAGAAAAATCCCCGCTCAGAAAAGCACTGTTGATCA gataGTGCTGATTCTGTTCACCTCGAACTTCATCGGCATGTGCTTCAGTCGTTCGTTGCACTATCAGTTCTACGTCTGGTACTTTCACACATTGCCTTACCTGCTGTGGAGCGGAGGAGTCAAGAAGCTGGCCCACCTGCTGAG GGTCCTGATCCTGGGTCTGATCGAGCTTTCATGGAACACCTACCCCTCGACCAACAGCAGCTCAGCTGCACTCCACGTATGCCACCTCAtcatcctcctgtgtctgtggCTGGCTCCGCCGCTGCCTTCAGTCCCGGCagaaacacaagaacacacagcCGTCAAGGACAAATGCCAGTGA
- the mul1a gene encoding mitochondrial ubiquitin ligase activator of nfkb 1-A has protein sequence MDGLSVTMTEAVCLGASLTLSGVCYYLYRKSRTTLDKLDDAPHFTIDDKLKDILKVTPGACLQYAVIEGAVQPVGEPLTSPFQKEFLGVLQKFMLKEHRLVWNSLSRTWTDNERVLHQRVNAVPFVLVGSNETVVKVLCPLQASGLYMETTHEKFHQVNYGFGDIIGQYLSGEKLKGQLETEEMLKVGATLTGIGELILDTDGTLNLRPPSNGSQYFLSITDFETLRGEQESTSVIWKALAITFSLAGAAVLLWVGRRYYHQLKVRWEREQERREFERLRAEAPRAHAPVMGREGPQDGAEEPLENACVICLCQPRNCILLDCGHVCCCHSCYQALPHRRCPICRQDISRVVPLYHV, from the exons ATGGATGGACTTTCTGTGACGATGACGGAGGCAGTGTGTCTCGGGGCCAGCCTTACCCTCTCAGGCGTCTGCTACTACCTCTATAGGAAGAGCCGGACGACACTAGATAAACTTGAT GATGCTCCACACTTCACCATAGATGACAAActcaaagacattttaaaagttaCTCCAGGAGCGTGTCTACAGTATGCTGTCATTGAAG GTGCTGTGCAACCAGTGGGCGAGCCTCTGACAAGCCCCTTCCAAAAAGAATTTCTCGGAGTGTTGCAGAAATTCATGTTGAAAGAACACAGGCTGGTGTGGAACAGCCTTTCACGCACTTG GACGGACAATGAACGAGTCTTGCACCAGAGAGTGAATGCAGTGCCCTTTGTGTTAGTGGGGTCAAATGAGACCGTCGTCAAAGTCCTGTGCCCTCTGCAGGCCTCTGGACTGTATATGGAGACCACCCATGAGAAGTTCCACCAGGTCAATTATGGCTTTGGTGACATCATAGGACAATACCTCAGTGGAGAGAAGCTCAAAGGACAACTGGAGACCGAAGAAATGCTCAAA GTTGGCGCAACTCTTACTGGCATTGGTGAGTTGATACTGGACACGGACGGCACCCTGAATCTCCGACCCCCTTCGAATGGCTCACAGTACTTTTTGAGCATTACGGACTTTGAAACCCTGCGGGGAGAACAAGAGAGCACGTCTGTTATATGGAAGGCGCTGGCCATCACTTTTTCTTTGGCAGGGGCAGCCGTCCTCCTCTGGGTCGGCCGACGCTACTACCATCAACTAAAAGTTCGCTGGGAGCGGGAGCAGGAAAGGAGGGAATTTGAGAGACTACGGGCTGAAGCCCCAAGAGCACATGCTCCAGTGATGGGCCGCGAGGGCCCTCAAGACGGGGCAGAAGAACCCTTAGAGAATGCCTGTGTGATCTGCCTCTGTCAGCCACGGAACTGTATTCTGTTGGACTGCGGGCATGTGTGCTGCTGCCACAGCTGCTACCAGGCTCTTCCACACCGTCGATGCCCCATATGTAGACAGGACATCAGTAGAGTGGTGCCTCTCTACCACGTCTGA
- the camk2n1a gene encoding calcium/calmodulin-dependent protein kinase II inhibitor 1a, with amino-acid sequence MSEVLPYNEGKMSGYGADSEVSQMSFSCGLQDTNAFFAASQAKRPPKLGQIGRAKRVVIEDDRIDEVLKGMTDKSSPGV; translated from the exons ATGTCCGAGGTGCTGCCATACAACGAGGGGAAAATGAGCGGCTACGGGGCGGACAGCGAGGTCAGTCAGATGTCCTTTAGCTGCGGACTACAGGACACAAACGCCTTTTTCGCTGCGTCGCAGGCGAAAAGACCCCCAAAGCTTGGACAGATCGGCAGAGCCAAGCGAG TGGTCATTGAGGACGACCGAATAGACGAGGTCCTGAAGGGGATGACAGATAAGTCTTCACCCGGCGTTTAA